The Magnetococcales bacterium genomic interval CGGCCAACGGTACCAACACGGCGTTGGACCGTTCGGACCTGAACAAGGAAGTGCAACAGTTGGTCCAGGAAATTCAAAGGATCACCAACGACGTTGAATTCAACGACAAGGGTGTGTTGAATGGATCGATGGTTGGCGTTGCGTTCCAGGTGGGCAAGGACGAGGGGCAGACCATTCGGGTATCCATTGCCAGCCTGCATGTGGATGACTTGAAGTTGGGAAGTGTCACCAACGGCACGGTCGGCAAGTTTTCGGTCGGGGTATCGACGGCGGCGCGGGCTTCCAAGGCCCTGGGGCAGGTGGACAGTGCCCTGGACATCGTATCGCGGGTTCGGGCCGATCTGGGGGCCATTCAGAATCGGTTCGAGGCGGTGATTGCCAATCTTTCGAATGTGGTCGAGAACATGTCGGCGGCCCGCTCGCGCATCGTCGATGCCGACATTGCCGCCGAGACTGCGACCTTGACCCGCAACGCCATCCTGCAACAGGCGGGAACGGCGGTCCTGGCCCAGGCCAATCAGCAACCGCAGCTGGCTTTGCAACTGCTCGGATAAATTGACGCAAGTTTCGCCGGAATCATCCGATAAGTATGGTGTGGGCGATGGTTTCGGCTGGGGATGGTGGACCAGTCATGGGCAATTCGATGGGTGTGGCAGGGGAAGTGATTTGCGGGAATGGTTGCGAAGGCGAGGAATGGGGGGAGGTTTCGTCCCTGGTGGATCAGGCGAACCGGGTGTTGGGATTGATTTCCGCGCTGGTTGTGAATGTGGTGGATCCGGTGGACAAGGATGGAGTTTTGCTGGTCGAATCGGGGGATGGACGGAGTGGAAACCGTCTGGACGAAATGGCGTTGCGGGATTTGTTGGGAAAGGTTCGGGTGTTGGAGGGGATGTTGTGCGACCGGGACGTTTGATGCCGGCGTGAATCAAGGTGATGCGAGAGAGACGGTGAAAGGAAGGGTGTGCCATGGCACTGGGCAATATTACATTCGGGGGATTGGCCAGCGGACTGCCTTCCGACATGGTCGATCAGTTGATGAGTTTCGAAGAGAAACGTCTGACGTCGCTGAAGGCGGACAAGACGGCGATCACCAAGAAACAGTCGGCACTGAGTGAACTTGGATCCAAGCTGTCCGCCCTGACGAGTACCGCCACGACCCTTCAGACCGAGTCTTCCTGGTCGCCCCATACGGCGGCGAGTTCCGATTCGGACAAGGTTGCGGTCACGGCTTCTTACAAGGCGGTGGCGGGAACCCATACCCTGGAGGTGTCGCGTCTGGCGAGCAGCCAGACTTTGATGAGCGCGGCGGGGGTGACCGATTCGGAGAATACCGTCAGTGCCATCAATACCTTTTCCTTTTCCTACAATGGGGTCGCCTATACCAATGCCGACTTTGGCATTGCCGTTGGCGATACCCTGGCCGATGTCGCATCCAGGATCAGCAGTACCGATTATGGGGATGACAATGGTGTCAGTGCCAGCGTTTTGTATGATGGATCGAACTATCGTCTGGTGTTGACCGCCAAGGATCAGGGAGCGCTGTCGCGCAATTCCGATGGGACGACGAACGGTACCCGGTTGACGGGACTGACGATCGACATGACCTGGGATACCGATAGTGTCGATGATAATAACGATACGGTCTGGAATACGGCAAACACTGATGGAAATACCGTGGTCCTGTCCGCATCGGGGACGGACATGACGGATGCTTCGGCGACGACGACTGTTGCCGCTGTTGGAGACTTTAGTTTCACCTATAATCAGAATTCCTATAATCTTTCAGATTTTGGATTTGCTGTTGGTAATATTATCACCCTGGAGGACATTGCTGATGGAATCAACAGTGCCAATGTGAGCGGACTCAAGGCAAGTGTTGTCAATGATGGTTATCAGAACCGGTTGGTCATTGACGGATATACGGCCTCGCCAACGGTGTCAGGGGATACTGGCATCTTTAGTCTGACCTCCACTTTGGCGTTCAGTAATGGTTCGACCATGGATACGGTCGGTACGGGTACATTTCAATCCGACATCGGTCTCGATGCCAAGATGAAGGTCGATGGTCTGAGCAACATTTACAGCTCCAGCAATACCGTCGAGGATGTCCTGCCCGGGGTGACCATGACCCTGAAGGAGACGACTTCGTCGGCGATCACTGTCACCGTGACCGACGATACCGCGACGCTGAAAACGACCCTGAGTTCATTCACGACCGCCTTCAATGATGTCCTGGACTACATCAATCAGAACAAGACCGGATCGCTTTCGGGGGCGACGTTGGTTCGGACCATCGTGTCGCAGTTGCGCAACGAACTGAACAGTTCCACCACCAAGGATGACGCCTCCGGCGATGTGTTGAGTCCGTTTTCAATCCTGGCGGAATTGGGGCTCAGGACCGATCAGAAGACCGGCAAGATCAGTTTTGACA includes:
- a CDS encoding flagellin FliC; its protein translation is MPLFINTNVASLNAQRNLDRSTNALGKTFARLASGLRVNSAKDDAAGMAISQRMTSQIRGLTQSIRNANDGISLAQVAEGALEETTNALQRIRELAVQAANGTNTALDRSDLNKEVQQLVQEIQRITNDVEFNDKGVLNGSMVGVAFQVGKDEGQTIRVSIASLHVDDLKLGSVTNGTVGKFSVGVSTAARASKALGQVDSALDIVSRVRADLGAIQNRFEAVIANLSNVVENMSAARSRIVDADIAAETATLTRNAILQQAGTAVLAQANQQPQLALQLLG
- the fliD gene encoding flagellar filament capping protein FliD, encoding MALGNITFGGLASGLPSDMVDQLMSFEEKRLTSLKADKTAITKKQSALSELGSKLSALTSTATTLQTESSWSPHTAASSDSDKVAVTASYKAVAGTHTLEVSRLASSQTLMSAAGVTDSENTVSAINTFSFSYNGVAYTNADFGIAVGDTLADVASRISSTDYGDDNGVSASVLYDGSNYRLVLTAKDQGALSRNSDGTTNGTRLTGLTIDMTWDTDSVDDNNDTVWNTANTDGNTVVLSASGTDMTDASATTTVAAVGDFSFTYNQNSYNLSDFGFAVGNIITLEDIADGINSANVSGLKASVVNDGYQNRLVIDGYTASPTVSGDTGIFSLTSTLAFSNGSTMDTVGTGTFQSDIGLDAKMKVDGLSNIYSSSNTVEDVLPGVTMTLKETTSSAITVTVTDDTATLKTTLSSFTTAFNDVLDYINQNKTGSLSGATLVRTIVSQLRNELNSSTTKDDASGDVLSPFSILAELGLRTDQKTGKISFDSDELDDALSTNFNVLSDLFTNTETEVGTTGNAGLAYRLEDLLDNITNSTNGSLTGAKDSVEARLESLEKSIEREESRLEKVREMLTKKFSNLEQLVNSMNSQGTALTSAMAKL